A DNA window from Paramormyrops kingsleyae isolate MSU_618 chromosome 10, PKINGS_0.4, whole genome shotgun sequence contains the following coding sequences:
- the yipf6 gene encoding protein YIPF6, which produces MAEVDDSNKPLFAGLSDVSISEDIPVEGEITVPVGPSSQDDAYSTLDEPVKETILRDLKAVGKKFVHVMYPRKSSALLRDWDLWGPLLLCVTLALMLQGGSADSKEDGGPQFAEVFVIIWFGSVVITLNSKLLGGTISFFQSLCVLGYCILPLTVAMIVCRLVLLGGSGTVSFIVRLVMVVASFSWSTFASTAFLADSQPANRKALVVYPIFLFYFVIGWMILTFSPSS; this is translated from the exons ATGGCGGAAGTGGATGACTCTAACAAACCCCTG TTTGCAGGGCTTTCTGATGTTTCCATTTCAGAAGATATCCCCGTTGAGGGGGAGATCACTGTCCCCGTGGGCCCTTCATCGCAGGATGACGCCTACTCTACGCTCGACGAGCCTGTTAAGGAGACAATC CTCAGGGATTTGAAAGCAGTGGGAAAGAAGTTTGTCCATGTGATGTATCCCAGAAAAAGCTCAGCATTATTACGAGATT gGGATCTGTGGGGTCCGCTACTCCTTTGTGTCACCTTGGCTCT TATGTTGCAAGGAGGCTCTGCAGACAGTAAAGAAGATGGCGGACCACAGTTTGCGGAGGTCTTCGTGATCATCTGGTTTGGCTCAGTTGTTATAACACTGAACTCCAAACTGCTTGGTGGTACCAT CTCATTTTTCCAGAGCCTCTGTGTGCTGGGGTATTGCATCCTGCCTCTTACCGTGGCGATGATCGTGTGCAGACTGGTGCTGCTGGGAGGATCTGGCACTGTCAGCTTCATAGTCAGGCTCGTCATGGTGGTCGCCTCGTTCAGCTGGTCCACGTTCG CCTCAACAGCCTTTTTGGCGGATAGCCAACCTGCAAATCGGAAAGCTCTGGTGGTGTATCCTATTTTCCTCTTCTATTTTGTCATTGGTTGGATGATTCTCACATTTTCGCCGTCTTCTTGA